GCGCTGGGTCCTGGAGGTGGAGAAGGTCCGGGACATCGAGGTCCGCTGGCACATCATGAGCCTCGCCGTACTGAACGAGCCGAAGCTGGACGAGCTGCCCGACGAGTACCGCGAGCTGCTGTCCACCAAGGCCTGGCAGCCGATCCGCGTGGTGACCGCGGCCTGGCAGAAGCACGGCGACGACATCCTCGGCCCGCTCTACACCGCGCTCGGCAACCGCATCCACAACGGCGGCCTCGGCCCCACACGGGAGGCGATCGTCGGCGCGCTCGACGAGGTCGGCCTCCCCGCGGACCTGATCGACTACGCGGACCAGGAGGACTTCGAGTTCGACGCCCAGCTGCGTGCCTCCCACAAGGAGGGCATCGACAAGGTCGGCCAGGACGTCGGCACGCCCGTCATCGCGGTTCCCGGCGCCGACGGCGAGCAGATCGCCTTCTTCGGCCCCGTCGTCACCCCGGCCCCCAAGGGCGAGGACGCCGCCAGGCTGTGGGACGGCACGCTGCTCGTCGCCTCGGTACAGGGCTTCTACGAACTGAAGCGCACCCGCACGAAGGGCCCGGACTTCAGCAACCTGTAGTCCGGCACGGGCCGGTGGGCGTCACTCCGGCTCGGGCAGCCGCAGGGGCTCCCTGAAGGGCCTCTCGACGTAGAACCTACGCACGTTGCGGCACTGCTCGGCCCCGTCGTCCAGCGGGGCCAAGCACACCAGGTACTCGTCGACGTTCTTCACGTCCAGGTGCTTCTTGAGCCAGGCCGCTTCCTTGGGCTTCAGGAAGCGGTGCTCCTCCTCGGGGCTCTTGCAGGTGACGCAACTCCTCATCGGCATCCCTCACCATCACCCGGAGCCGCCCGTACCGGAAGGCCCCGAACAGGAAGGCCCCCGCGAGTCACGTCCTCGCGGGGGCCTTCCGTCCATCCGCCCGCCCCGCGTGAAAGGTGAGAAGACGATCACGAGGCCGAGCCCTTGTTGCAAGTCTCTTGCAAATGCAGCCTGACAGCAAGAGTGCGGAGCGGTGTGTTCCTCCAGCGCAACCGCAGGCGTGAGCGACGGGAGCGAGGAGGGTGTGCGGCGGGTCACGACGAGCCGCGGCCGGATCACCTCCCCTCCGTGACCAGCATCACGCCCCGACAGGTGTACGGCGCATCCTTTGTCGAAGGTGCACCAACCCCCGCCGATCCCCTTTGTCGACCACTGACGGAGAGACGCACAACCCCCCTGGGATAGCGTCACAACGACCCCCGCCCTCACCCTCACCCTTCGCCGGAGCCCCGATGACCACCGCCGTCGCCCAGACAACCCCGCGCCAGGTCCTCGCCGACCTCCTTCCCGCCTCCCGCGTCAGGGACATCGCACTCGTGGCGGGCGGCGCCGCGCTCACCGGCCTCGCCGCCCAGATCGCGGTGCCCGTCCCGGGCTCTCCGGTCCCGGTCACCGGCCAGACCTTCGCCGCCCTCCTCGTGGGCACCGCGCTCGGCGCGGGCCGGGGCCTCGCCTCCCTCGCCCTGTACGCGCTGCTCGGCCTGGCCGGTCTGCCGTGGTTCGCCGAGGGCTCCTCCGGCGCCACCGCCTCCTTCGGCTACATCCTCGGCATGCTGCTCGCCGCGACCGTCGTGGGCGCCCTCGCCCGCCGCGGAGCCGACCGCTCGGTGGTCCGCATGGCGGGCGCGATGCTGCTGGGCGAGGCGGTCATCTACGCGATCGGCGTCCCGTACCTGGCCGTCGTCGCCGACCTGACGCCGGCCCAGGCCGTGGCGGCGGGCCTGACCCCGTTCCTCATCGGCGACGCCCTCAAGGCCGCCCTGGCCATGGGCGTGCTCCCGGCCGCCTGGAAGCTCGTCAAGCGCGAGAGCTGACGGCCGCCACACCGTAGTTCCCCTGGAAGAGGTTCGCCGGGTCGTACTCCGGCCGCAGTCCGGCGAGCCTCTTCCGCGTCCGCGTCCGCCTCAGCGGGCCGTGAACGACGCCGGCAGGATCAGGACTCGCTCCTTCGCCCGTCGCGCCGCTGCGTCCACCACAGCCCCGCCACCCCCGCGGAGATGAGCGCGGCGCCCGCCGCGCCGAGCGGCAGCACCTGGTCGGCGGGACCGGTCCTGGGCAGCTCCTGGCCACCTGACTTGTCCCCCGAGGAGTCACCGGCCTTGTCGCCGCCCGGGGTGACGGGGCTGTTGTCGGTGCCGAGCAGGAGAGGCGTCGCCGGAGCGTTCGGCGAGGGGTTGTTGGCCCCGAACGGGACCGGGCCCTGCTGCCAGAACGTCTTCTTGCCGTCGGCGGCCTGGACGGGCAGACAGATCTTTCCCTCCTTCTTCAGATCGAACGTCGCGTCCACGGCGTACGACTTCGACTTGCCGGCGCCCAGCGTGTCGATGGCGCAGGCGAAGCCGCTGTTCGACCCCTCGGGGAGATCTTTCTTGGCGATTTCCGAACAACCTTTGACGCTTTTGACCGAGAGGCCGTCAAAACCGACCACGAGCAGTTGAATCGCACCGCTCTCCTTTGTTCCCCCGTTCTTCACCGTGGCGGTGATCGCCGTCTTCTGCGAACCGTTGTCGACGCTGATCTTCTCGGGCAGCGAGGTCGTCAGCTTGACACCCGCCGGTGCTCCGTCAACGGCCTTTCCCCCCTTGTCGCTCATCGGTCCCGGCTCGTCCGCCGTGGCGGAGAAGGAAAGGATCATCACCGCGGAAAAAGATGCGGTGAGCAGTGATCCTGTGGCGATCGTCCTACGACGAGAACTCATGTCCGTCCCCCTTGTAACCCCGTGACTGCGCCTGAATTCGCAGTACTTGAAGAGGTACCACAAGATTTCTCCGCACTATGCTGGGCGGCACGAAGTTGTGGCCGTAGTGCTTCTTTTCGGTTCTTCTGTGGCAGGTGTTGAAGGGGGGCATGGGGGTGCCGGAAATGACAAGGGGCGGTATTCCGGGATTGCTGGTTACAGGTCGGTACCGCTTGGTCGAAAGTATTGGACAAGGCGGAATGGGGCGGGTGTGGCGGGCCGCCGACGAAACGCTGGACCGGCAGGTGGCCGTCAAGGAGATGCGCATAGACGGCATGGACCAGGAGGACGCCAGAACGCGCCGCGAACGGACCCTGCGCGAGGCCAGGGCCACCGCCCGGATCGACCACCCCAATGTGGTGCGCGTGTACGACGTCGTGGACGAGGGCGAGCGTCTGTGGATCGTGATGGAGCTGGTCGACGGCCGCTCCCTCGAACGGGTCGTGGCGGAGGACGGGCCGCTGAGCCCGCGCGCCGCGGCCCGGATCGGGCTCGAACTGGTGGCGGCGCTCGACCAGGTGCACGCGGGCGGTGTCCTGCACCGGGACATCAAACCGGCCAACGTCCTGATCGAACGGCGGGCCGGCCGGGTCGTCCTCACCGACTTCGGCATCGCCGCCATCCAGAACGCGGAAGCCCTCACGATGGCCGGCATGCTGGTCGGCTCCCCCGACTACATGGCGCCCGAGCGCGTCTCCGGCCGCCCGCAGGGCCCGCCGTCCGACCTCTGGTCCCTGGGCGCGACCCTCTGCGCGGCACTGGGCGGCCGGTCCCCGTTCTCCCGCGCGACGACCCTCGCGACCCTGCACGCCGTGCTGTACGAGGAGCCCGAGATCCCGGCCGCGGCGGGGGAGGGGGAGTTGCGGGACGCGCTCACGGCCCTGCTCCTGAAGGACCCCGCGGACCGCCCCGCGCTGGAGGACCTGGCCGCGATCCTCGGCCCGGCCGCGGACGGCACCGCGGGGACGGCGGCGCTGACGGTCCCGGTCACGGCCCCCGGCGCCGAGGAAGCCGTACCGGAAGCCGCTCCGGAGGCGACCCCGGACACGTCACCGGAAGCGACCCCGGAAGCGACACCGGGATCGGGCCCCGCCCCCCTCCCGGAGCCCGACGAACCGGCCGCGCGGGCGGCGACCACCCCCGCGCCCCCACGGGTCGAGCGCACGACCCCCCTGTACGTACGCATCCCGCCCCCGGAGCCGGTGGAGGACGCGGTACCGGCCGGGCACGCCCCGACCCGGGAGGCACCCCCCTCCGAACCACTCCCGAACGTGGAGAACACGTCCTCGGAAGCCCCTCGCGAGGGCACGCCCGAACTCCCCTCCGAGGGCGCGGCACCCGGACAGGCGTTCCGCGCACCGGGCGTCCGGCTGGAGCGGCACAAGCCCCCGCCCCCAGCACCACGGCCACCACAGCCGAAGTCGGAGCCGCAGCCGCAGCCGGTGCCGGAGCTGAAGCCGGAGTCGGAGCCGGAAGGGAATGCCGAGCCGCCCACGAGGCCCGGGAGCACCCCGGCCCCGTCCGTACTCCGCAAGGGCCTGATCACCGCCGGGGGCGTGGTCGTCGCCGGGGCACTCGCCGCCCTGCTCATCCCGATGCTCGGCGGCTCATCCGGCGACAAGGACCACGCGGGCCCCTCCGCGGCGTCGTCCCCCACCGTCGCGGGTACCGCCCGCCCGCCGAGCCTCCCGGCGGGCTCCCGCACGGAGGCCGGTATGTACGCCTGGGTGCCGCCCGACGGCTGGGACCGGGTCGCGCAGAGCGGCGCCGAGGTCCACTACACGTCACCCGACCGCAAGCAGGAGATCCTGGCCAACGCCTCCCCGGCCCGCGGTGACCTGCTGGAACAGTGGAAGAAGACGGAGGTGACCACCAGCGAGGGCCTCGACTACCAGCGGATACGGCTGGAGGAGACCACGTTCCGGGGGGCGCCCGCCGTCGTCTGGGAGTACACGGTCACGGCCAAGGGACTGCCCTGGCACGCCCGGCTGCTCGGCTTCGACGTCGACGGCAAGACGTACGAGGTCACCACCTGGTACCAACCGGACGTGGAGGATCGGGCACTGCGGGTCTACGAGAACCTCAAGAAGACCTTCACTCCCCTGTGACCGC
This sequence is a window from Streptomyces ortus. Protein-coding genes within it:
- a CDS encoding mycothiol-dependent nitroreductase Rv2466c family protein, with amino-acid sequence MSEQSSAKTPVDFWFDPLCPWAWMTSRWVLEVEKVRDIEVRWHIMSLAVLNEPKLDELPDEYRELLSTKAWQPIRVVTAAWQKHGDDILGPLYTALGNRIHNGGLGPTREAIVGALDEVGLPADLIDYADQEDFEFDAQLRASHKEGIDKVGQDVGTPVIAVPGADGEQIAFFGPVVTPAPKGEDAARLWDGTLLVASVQGFYELKRTRTKGPDFSNL
- a CDS encoding biotin transporter BioY — its product is MTTAVAQTTPRQVLADLLPASRVRDIALVAGGAALTGLAAQIAVPVPGSPVPVTGQTFAALLVGTALGAGRGLASLALYALLGLAGLPWFAEGSSGATASFGYILGMLLAATVVGALARRGADRSVVRMAGAMLLGEAVIYAIGVPYLAVVADLTPAQAVAAGLTPFLIGDALKAALAMGVLPAAWKLVKRES
- a CDS encoding serine/threonine-protein kinase, which translates into the protein MGRVWRAADETLDRQVAVKEMRIDGMDQEDARTRRERTLREARATARIDHPNVVRVYDVVDEGERLWIVMELVDGRSLERVVAEDGPLSPRAAARIGLELVAALDQVHAGGVLHRDIKPANVLIERRAGRVVLTDFGIAAIQNAEALTMAGMLVGSPDYMAPERVSGRPQGPPSDLWSLGATLCAALGGRSPFSRATTLATLHAVLYEEPEIPAAAGEGELRDALTALLLKDPADRPALEDLAAILGPAADGTAGTAALTVPVTAPGAEEAVPEAAPEATPDTSPEATPEATPGSGPAPLPEPDEPAARAATTPAPPRVERTTPLYVRIPPPEPVEDAVPAGHAPTREAPPSEPLPNVENTSSEAPREGTPELPSEGAAPGQAFRAPGVRLERHKPPPPAPRPPQPKSEPQPQPVPELKPESEPEGNAEPPTRPGSTPAPSVLRKGLITAGGVVVAGALAALLIPMLGGSSGDKDHAGPSAASSPTVAGTARPPSLPAGSRTEAGMYAWVPPDGWDRVAQSGAEVHYTSPDRKQEILANASPARGDLLEQWKKTEVTTSEGLDYQRIRLEETTFRGAPAVVWEYTVTAKGLPWHARLLGFDVDGKTYEVTTWYQPDVEDRALRVYENLKKTFTPL